The proteins below are encoded in one region of Methanofollis aquaemaris:
- the rpiA gene encoding ribose-5-phosphate isomerase RpiA: MSKQDNLDIKRVAGVAAAEEVQDGMVVGLGTGSTAHYAILRIGERIRAEGLSVVGIPTSYQSAMRARAAGIRVADLADYPEIDLTIDGADQVDAAFNLIKGGGAAHTREKCVAMASKRIITVVDPSKLSEHLNVPVPVEVVPYAATLVEKQIEALGGRSVLREGVKKDGPVITDNGNFVFDCDFGTIADPAGLEARLNALTGVLTCGIFTEFAEKICVLVGESKGCRTLTR; this comes from the coding sequence ATGAGCAAACAGGACAACCTCGATATAAAGCGGGTCGCTGGCGTCGCAGCCGCAGAAGAGGTACAGGACGGTATGGTGGTCGGCCTCGGCACCGGGTCGACGGCACATTATGCAATCCTCAGGATCGGCGAACGGATCAGAGCGGAGGGGCTCTCGGTCGTCGGGATCCCGACCTCGTACCAGTCGGCGATGCGGGCGCGCGCGGCCGGGATCAGGGTGGCCGACCTCGCCGACTACCCTGAGATCGACCTGACCATCGACGGCGCCGACCAGGTGGACGCGGCCTTCAACCTCATCAAGGGCGGCGGTGCGGCGCACACCCGCGAGAAATGTGTGGCGATGGCATCAAAGCGCATCATAACCGTCGTGGACCCTTCAAAACTCTCGGAGCACTTGAATGTCCCGGTGCCGGTCGAAGTCGTCCCTTATGCGGCCACGCTCGTTGAAAAACAGATCGAGGCCCTCGGGGGCAGGTCGGTGCTGCGAGAAGGCGTGAAGAAAGACGGCCCGGTTATCACCGACAACGGAAACTTCGTCTTCGACTGCGACTTCGGGACGATCGCCGATCCTGCAGGGCTTGAAGCGCGCCTGAACGCCCTCACAGGCGTCCTGACGTGCGGGATCTTTACGGAA